Proteins encoded by one window of Actinocorallia herbida:
- a CDS encoding enoyl-CoA hydratase/isomerase family protein codes for MSDEPPVLYEPGEVTRLTFNRPRVKNALDSASWALFGDGLERFAEDDDARVLVLSGAGGEFSSGADLSGNINASADQVTAKMREIASIIVRLHTMPKPTLARVDGVAAGVGMSLALGCDLVLASERARFGAVFSRVGLSPDGGLSWLLPRLVGPHKAKELTLLGRIVDAPEAAALGLANLVVPAPDLDATVTDWTTRLAALSPAAASGTLSVLDASWTASFPESLEHEATAQQHAVAALRARNATAGAP; via the coding sequence GTGAGCGACGAACCGCCCGTTCTGTACGAGCCCGGGGAGGTCACCCGGCTGACGTTCAACCGGCCCCGCGTGAAGAACGCCCTCGACTCGGCCTCGTGGGCGCTCTTCGGCGACGGCCTTGAGCGCTTCGCCGAGGACGACGACGCCCGCGTGCTGGTCCTGTCCGGCGCGGGCGGCGAGTTCTCGTCCGGCGCCGACCTCTCCGGCAACATCAACGCCTCGGCCGACCAGGTCACCGCGAAGATGCGCGAGATCGCCTCGATCATCGTCCGCCTCCACACCATGCCCAAACCCACCCTCGCCCGGGTCGACGGCGTCGCCGCCGGCGTCGGCATGAGCCTCGCCCTGGGCTGCGACCTCGTCCTGGCCTCCGAGCGGGCCCGCTTCGGCGCGGTCTTCTCCCGCGTCGGCCTCTCTCCCGACGGCGGCCTCAGCTGGCTCCTCCCCCGCCTCGTCGGCCCCCACAAGGCCAAGGAGCTCACCCTCCTCGGCCGCATCGTCGACGCCCCGGAAGCCGCCGCCCTCGGCCTGGCGAACCTCGTCGTCCCCGCCCCCGACCTCGACGCCACCGTCACCGACTGGACCACCCGCCTGGCCGCCCTCTCCCCCGCCGCCGCCTCCGGCACCCTCTCCGTCCTGGACGCCTCCTGGACCGCCTCCTTCCCCGAATCCCTCGAACACGAGGCCACCGCCCAACAACACGCCGTAGCCGCCCTCCGCGCCCGCAACGCCACAGCGGGTGCCCCGTGA
- a CDS encoding amidohydrolase family protein has protein sequence MIPAIDCLVNVDFGDRAQPDWMVRVKDDYFKAGDEMLASTSVNALLEEMDAQGVTRAILLTGLAEPSPRALSYVDAHPDRFSLGLGRLDLLRPMPTLRALDSFRRSHPVSYAQVGPAFWGDGQYPPSDAVYYPLYTKCCEWDLPLCLATGLPGPPIAGEAQHPMHLDRVCQRFPDLRLCMHHGADPWWDVAIRLMTKYRNLHLMTSAWSPRRLPASLLHHMRTRGTDRVIFASDSPVLSVTRCTTEARALDLPEDILSAYLHTNATTFFGLTP, from the coding sequence GTGATCCCCGCGATCGACTGCCTCGTGAACGTCGACTTCGGCGACCGGGCCCAGCCCGACTGGATGGTCCGGGTCAAGGACGACTACTTCAAGGCGGGCGACGAGATGCTCGCCAGCACGTCGGTGAACGCCCTCCTGGAGGAGATGGACGCCCAGGGCGTCACCCGGGCGATCCTCCTTACGGGCCTCGCGGAGCCCTCGCCTCGCGCCCTCTCCTACGTCGACGCCCACCCGGACCGATTCTCCCTCGGCCTAGGCCGCCTCGACCTCCTCCGCCCCATGCCGACCCTCCGGGCCCTCGACTCCTTCCGCCGCTCCCACCCCGTCTCCTACGCCCAGGTGGGGCCCGCGTTCTGGGGGGACGGGCAGTACCCGCCGAGTGACGCCGTCTACTACCCCCTCTACACCAAGTGCTGCGAATGGGACCTGCCCCTCTGCCTCGCCACCGGCCTCCCCGGGCCGCCCATCGCCGGCGAGGCCCAGCACCCGATGCACCTCGACCGCGTCTGCCAGCGCTTCCCCGACCTCAGGCTCTGCATGCACCACGGCGCCGACCCGTGGTGGGACGTCGCCATCCGCCTCATGACCAAGTACCGCAACCTCCACCTCATGACGTCGGCCTGGTCCCCCCGCCGTCTCCCCGCCTCTCTCCTCCACCACATGCGCACCCGAGGCACCGACCGCGTCATCTTCGCCTCCGACTCCCCCGTCCTCTCCGTCACCCGCTGCACCACCGAGGCCCGCGCCCTCGACCTCCCCGAAGACATCCTCTCCGCCTACCTCCACACCAACGCCACGACCTTCTTCGGCCTCACCCCCTGA
- a CDS encoding amidohydrolase family protein has product MPMTLDGRAFRPFDADNHYYETIDAFTRHLDRRFRRRGVQVVRADDRPMILIGEKVNRFIPNPTFDPVLRPGALDPYFRGAIPEGVDPDSLRVVEPIHPEYRDRDARVTRLDAQGLALALLFPTLGCGVEQALRHDVDATMATLHAFNRWLEDDWGYHHRERLCAAPMLSLADPAAAVTELDRCLALGARVVCVRPAPVPGADGRPRDLGHPSHDPFWARLAEAGVPVAFHLSDSGYTLLSGAWGGPADYDPFHLDPLTKLVVSDRAIHDALGAMVIRGVFDRHPSLKVMSIENGSAWVPQLVKRLRKLANQQPRHFRHDPGDALREHVWVAPYFEEDVAGLVSWIGVERVLFGSDWPHGEGLPEPTDYVRELKGFDDTAIRRIMRDNLAECLGLPTGEDA; this is encoded by the coding sequence ATGCCCATGACCCTGGACGGCCGCGCGTTCCGGCCGTTCGACGCCGACAACCACTACTACGAGACGATCGACGCCTTCACCCGCCACCTCGACCGGCGCTTCCGCCGCCGAGGCGTCCAGGTGGTGCGGGCCGACGACCGGCCGATGATCCTCATCGGCGAGAAGGTCAACCGGTTCATCCCCAATCCGACCTTCGACCCCGTGCTGCGGCCCGGCGCGCTCGACCCCTACTTCCGCGGCGCGATCCCCGAAGGCGTCGACCCCGACAGCCTGCGCGTGGTCGAGCCGATCCACCCGGAGTACCGCGACCGCGACGCCCGCGTCACCCGCCTCGACGCGCAGGGACTCGCGCTCGCGCTGCTCTTCCCCACCCTCGGCTGCGGCGTCGAGCAGGCGCTGCGCCACGACGTCGACGCGACCATGGCCACCCTGCACGCCTTCAACCGCTGGCTGGAGGACGACTGGGGCTACCACCACCGCGAGCGGCTGTGCGCGGCGCCGATGCTGTCCCTCGCCGACCCGGCCGCCGCCGTCACCGAACTCGACAGATGCCTCGCGCTCGGCGCGCGGGTCGTGTGCGTGCGTCCCGCGCCCGTACCCGGCGCCGACGGACGGCCCCGCGACCTCGGGCACCCGTCGCACGACCCGTTCTGGGCGCGGCTCGCCGAGGCCGGCGTGCCCGTCGCGTTCCATCTCTCCGACAGCGGCTACACGCTGCTCTCCGGCGCCTGGGGCGGCCCCGCCGACTACGACCCGTTCCACCTCGACCCGCTCACGAAGCTCGTCGTCAGCGACCGGGCCATCCATGACGCGCTCGGCGCGATGGTCATCCGCGGCGTGTTCGACCGGCACCCTTCGCTGAAGGTCATGAGCATCGAGAACGGGTCGGCGTGGGTGCCGCAGCTCGTCAAACGGCTGCGCAAGCTCGCCAACCAGCAGCCCCGGCACTTCCGGCACGACCCCGGCGACGCGCTGCGCGAACACGTCTGGGTGGCGCCGTACTTCGAGGAGGACGTCGCCGGCCTCGTCTCCTGGATCGGCGTCGAGCGGGTCCTGTTCGGCTCCGACTGGCCGCACGGCGAGGGCCTCCCCGAACCCACCGACTACGTGCGCGAGCTCAAGGGCTTCGACGACACCGCCATCCGCCGCATCATGCGCGACAACCTCGCCGAATGCCTCGGCCTCCCGACAGGGGAGGACGCGTGA
- a CDS encoding class I adenylate-forming enzyme family protein: MFGRGLIGPNGAFAVVEEEVRGERMAVFAERPRSVLGLLTEAAGAYPEREYLADDERRLTYREALWAVSALARILRDEHGVGPGDRVALHAANGIEWVLGFWAVLAAGGVVTAMNSYWSDPETAAALDLVAPRVVLGDARRLAAVERVAPAVPRLEFTPALYARITSGHHTPPLVPPPDEDDPALLIFTSGTTGRPKAVVHGHRGVAGFVACNRFNALLRVGALPSEPPPPARVLVSPPLFHLSALYGAVLMFTASGGLLVLRPGRFDEERTLRALADEQITVWLSVGSAAPRVAAHPALAGHDLSALASVVVGGAPLSPALRRLLCAAFPSAAAGFRMGYTSSEGGSIVASIGGPDFAARPESTGPIQDGVQIAVRDAEGKDLPEGAEGFLHVRSPYTMLGYWHDPAATSEAFGPGRWLAMGDVGRISDGFLYVDSRARDLIFVSAENVHPSEVEYRLEEHPDVEECAVAGVDDPVTGQAVAAFVVLRPGASAGEEALAAWCRAALPPYKVPTSWRLQGEPLPRNPAGKVLRTALVASSGEAP; the protein is encoded by the coding sequence GTGTTCGGGCGGGGGCTGATCGGGCCGAATGGGGCGTTCGCCGTGGTCGAGGAGGAGGTGCGCGGGGAGCGGATGGCGGTGTTCGCCGAGCGGCCGCGGTCGGTGCTCGGGCTGCTCACCGAGGCCGCGGGCGCGTATCCCGAGCGGGAGTACCTCGCCGACGACGAGCGGCGGCTCACCTACCGGGAGGCGCTGTGGGCGGTCTCCGCGCTCGCGCGGATCCTGCGGGACGAGCACGGGGTCGGGCCGGGCGACCGGGTCGCGCTGCACGCCGCCAACGGCATCGAGTGGGTGCTCGGGTTCTGGGCGGTGCTCGCGGCGGGCGGGGTCGTCACCGCGATGAACTCCTACTGGAGCGACCCGGAGACCGCGGCGGCGCTCGATCTCGTCGCACCGCGCGTGGTGCTCGGCGACGCGCGGCGGCTCGCCGCCGTCGAACGGGTCGCGCCGGCCGTCCCGCGGCTCGAGTTCACGCCCGCGCTCTACGCCCGGATCACCTCCGGCCACCACACGCCGCCCCTCGTGCCACCGCCGGACGAGGACGACCCCGCCCTGCTGATCTTCACCAGCGGCACGACGGGCCGCCCCAAGGCCGTCGTGCACGGCCACCGGGGCGTCGCCGGGTTCGTCGCGTGCAACAGGTTCAACGCGCTGCTCCGCGTCGGTGCCCTGCCCTCCGAGCCGCCGCCTCCCGCGCGCGTCCTGGTCTCCCCTCCCCTGTTCCACTTGTCGGCCCTCTACGGGGCCGTCCTGATGTTCACCGCTTCGGGCGGGCTCCTGGTGCTCCGTCCCGGAAGGTTCGATGAGGAACGGACCCTGCGCGCGCTGGCCGACGAGCAGATCACCGTCTGGCTTTCCGTCGGCAGCGCCGCCCCGCGCGTCGCCGCCCACCCCGCGCTGGCCGGGCACGACCTGTCGGCGCTCGCCAGCGTCGTCGTCGGCGGCGCGCCGCTGAGCCCGGCGCTGCGGCGGCTCCTGTGCGCGGCGTTCCCCTCGGCGGCGGCGGGCTTCCGGATGGGCTACACCAGCAGCGAGGGCGGCAGCATCGTCGCGAGCATCGGCGGCCCCGACTTCGCCGCCCGGCCCGAGTCCACCGGCCCGATCCAGGACGGCGTGCAGATCGCCGTCCGCGACGCCGAAGGCAAGGACCTGCCTGAAGGAGCCGAAGGGTTCCTGCACGTACGGAGCCCGTACACGATGCTCGGCTACTGGCACGACCCCGCGGCGACGTCCGAGGCGTTCGGGCCGGGCAGATGGCTCGCCATGGGCGACGTCGGGCGGATCTCCGACGGGTTCCTCTACGTCGACTCCCGGGCCCGGGACCTCATCTTCGTGTCGGCCGAGAACGTCCACCCGTCCGAGGTCGAGTACCGGCTCGAAGAGCACCCGGACGTCGAGGAATGCGCCGTCGCGGGGGTGGACGATCCCGTCACGGGGCAGGCGGTCGCCGCGTTCGTCGTGCTGCGGCCCGGGGCCTCGGCCGGGGAGGAGGCCCTCGCCGCCTGGTGCCGGGCCGCCCTGCCGCCGTACAAGGTGCCGACGTCCTGGCGACTGCAAGGCGAGCCGCTGCCTCGCAACCCCGCAGGGAAGGTGCTGCGGACGGCCCTGGTCGCCTCTTCCGGGGAGGCCCCGTGA
- a CDS encoding FadR/GntR family transcriptional regulator, producing MRPPLLAELVADRLRERILSGELREGDVLPPQEQLMTELGVSFGVLREALRLLERDGLVEVRRGNVGGAVVRSPTVDRTAQAIGMLLQSRQTTAADVSTTLTRLEPICAGMCAARADRAETVVPALRALLDRQIAEIDDLDAYVPNARLFHEALVRLCGSDTMIVVVGALETLWSAHESSVWHSVTASARPTPTDPESHTDPMSRTVRRAAIRAHEKLLTAITAGDEPRAHALAAAHLSAARHNTLTWARTTTIRAAAIPHP from the coding sequence GTGCGGCCACCGCTGCTGGCGGAGCTCGTGGCGGACCGGCTGCGGGAGCGGATCCTCTCCGGGGAGCTGCGGGAGGGGGACGTGCTGCCGCCGCAGGAGCAGCTGATGACCGAGCTCGGGGTGAGTTTCGGGGTGCTGCGGGAGGCGCTGCGGCTGCTGGAGCGGGACGGGCTCGTGGAGGTCCGGCGCGGGAACGTCGGCGGGGCCGTCGTACGCTCGCCCACCGTGGACCGGACGGCGCAGGCGATCGGAATGCTCCTCCAGTCGCGGCAGACGACGGCCGCCGACGTCAGTACCACATTGACCAGGCTTGAGCCGATCTGTGCGGGGATGTGCGCGGCGCGGGCGGATCGTGCCGAGACCGTCGTCCCCGCCCTGCGCGCCCTTTTGGACCGGCAGATCGCCGAGATAGACGACCTGGACGCCTACGTCCCCAATGCCCGCCTCTTCCACGAGGCCCTCGTCCGCCTCTGCGGCAGCGACACCATGATCGTCGTCGTCGGCGCGCTGGAGACCCTCTGGTCGGCCCACGAGTCCTCCGTCTGGCACTCCGTCACCGCCTCCGCCCGCCCCACCCCCACCGACCCCGAATCCCACACCGACCCCATGTCCCGCACCGTCCGCCGCGCCGCCATCCGCGCCCACGAGAAACTCCTCACCGCCATCACCGCAGGCGACGAACCCCGAGCCCACGCCCTGGCCGCCGCCCACCTCTCCGCCGCCCGCCACAACACCCTCACCTGGGCCCGGACCACCACGATCCGCGCCGCCGCCATCCCCCACCCCTGA
- a CDS encoding enoyl-CoA hydratase/isomerase family protein, with product MTDDRVLLDRDATTGIARITFNAPERRNAYDPAMRRRLGAHLDDLAEDDDIKVVHLRGSGGVFSTGADMGNAYAWYGDAADPRARRRPSQRRRLSVDRETFAFYHGYLGYPKVTIAEIQGYALGGAFELALMSDISVIAADAKVGMPATRFLGPALGNLHLFFYRLGPVLARRLLLTGDMVEAADLPGAFTETVASADVPDRAAYWAAKVAKMPADGIAIAKEAFRLVEQMQGYQGEEVASYLFHAYGTNLQFGADEFNFVKVRAEHGTKRAFQLRDEHFDVPEPG from the coding sequence GTGACCGACGACCGGGTGCTCCTGGACCGGGACGCCACAACGGGCATCGCCCGCATCACCTTCAACGCCCCGGAGAGGAGGAACGCCTACGACCCGGCGATGCGCCGGCGACTCGGCGCCCATCTGGACGATCTCGCCGAGGACGACGACATCAAGGTCGTCCATCTGCGCGGCTCCGGCGGGGTGTTCAGCACAGGCGCCGACATGGGCAACGCCTACGCCTGGTACGGGGACGCCGCCGATCCCCGCGCCCGGCGGCGGCCGAGCCAGCGCCGCCGCCTCTCGGTGGACCGGGAGACGTTCGCGTTCTACCACGGCTACCTGGGCTATCCGAAGGTGACGATCGCGGAGATCCAGGGGTACGCCCTGGGCGGCGCCTTCGAACTCGCCCTCATGTCCGACATATCCGTCATAGCGGCGGACGCCAAGGTCGGCATGCCCGCGACCCGGTTCCTCGGGCCCGCCCTCGGCAACCTCCACCTGTTCTTCTACCGGCTCGGCCCCGTCCTCGCCCGCCGCCTGCTGCTCACCGGTGACATGGTCGAGGCCGCCGACCTGCCCGGCGCCTTCACCGAGACCGTCGCGTCCGCCGACGTCCCGGACCGGGCCGCCTACTGGGCGGCGAAGGTCGCGAAGATGCCCGCCGACGGGATCGCGATCGCCAAGGAGGCGTTCCGACTCGTCGAGCAGATGCAGGGATACCAGGGCGAAGAGGTGGCGAGCTACCTCTTCCACGCCTACGGCACGAACCTCCAGTTCGGCGCCGACGAGTTCAACTTCGTGAAGGTCCGCGCCGAGCACGGCACCAAGCGCGCCTTCCAGCTCAGGGACGAGCACTTCGACGTGCCCGAGCCCGGCTGA
- a CDS encoding class I adenylate-forming enzyme family protein, with protein MTTDPPVTLPAALAGAVALGPDRDALVTADARITWAGLDAASRAAASALAARGVGRRTRVGLLAGNGIDWAVCAFAVLRLGAVLVPLSTLLRAPELEQQLRVAAVERLVLVGSFRGRSYPDEFAELLPKGGRAPRLPALRSAWLLDEVLADAARFPLADALEARVRPADDLAILFTSGSRGTPKGVIHTHGNAFRAVAASLPVRRIGRDDRLYIPMPFFWTGGFAGGLLTALAAGATLLTEATPAPEDTLALLARERATLFRGWPDQAARLAAHPATAQADLSSLRPASLPALLPPGLRAAPGARANLFGMTETFGPYCGDPLDTDMPSASWGSCGTPFPGVEVSIADPSTGRPVPQGEHGEIRVRGPHLMRGICGRSREDVFTPDAWYRTGDLGHLDRSGRLWNHGRLDDMLKINGATVYPSEVESALTSLPGVHAAHVTSLDGPDRPVLAAAIIPAHHAPLTEPALRDAARAILSPFKIPRILRILAPGSDIPRTPTGKPDLPALRTLLTP; from the coding sequence ATGACGACTGACCCGCCCGTGACGCTGCCCGCGGCCCTCGCCGGGGCGGTCGCGCTCGGCCCCGACCGGGACGCCCTTGTCACCGCCGACGCCCGGATCACCTGGGCCGGACTCGACGCGGCGAGCCGGGCCGCCGCCTCCGCTCTCGCCGCGCGCGGGGTGGGCCGACGGACCCGAGTCGGCCTCCTCGCGGGCAACGGCATCGACTGGGCGGTGTGCGCCTTCGCCGTCCTGCGCCTGGGCGCGGTGCTCGTCCCGCTGAGCACGCTGCTGCGCGCCCCCGAGCTCGAACAGCAGCTCCGGGTCGCGGCGGTCGAACGGCTCGTGCTCGTCGGCTCCTTCCGTGGCCGCTCCTACCCCGACGAGTTCGCGGAACTGCTGCCGAAGGGCGGCAGGGCCCCTCGCCTGCCCGCGCTGCGCTCCGCCTGGCTCCTCGACGAGGTCCTCGCCGACGCCGCACGCTTCCCCCTGGCCGACGCCCTGGAGGCCCGCGTCCGGCCCGCCGACGACCTGGCGATCCTCTTCACCTCGGGCTCGCGCGGCACCCCCAAGGGCGTCATCCACACCCACGGCAACGCGTTCCGGGCCGTCGCGGCGAGCCTGCCCGTCCGCCGGATAGGGCGGGACGACCGGCTGTACATCCCGATGCCGTTCTTCTGGACGGGCGGATTCGCGGGGGGCCTCCTGACCGCCCTGGCCGCGGGCGCGACGCTCCTCACCGAGGCGACCCCCGCCCCCGAGGACACCCTCGCCCTGCTCGCCCGCGAACGGGCCACGCTCTTCCGCGGCTGGCCCGACCAGGCCGCCCGCCTCGCCGCCCACCCCGCGACCGCGCAGGCCGATCTGTCGTCCTTGCGCCCCGCGAGCCTCCCCGCGCTCCTGCCGCCCGGCCTCCGCGCCGCCCCTGGGGCCCGCGCGAACCTTTTCGGGATGACCGAGACCTTCGGCCCGTACTGTGGCGACCCATTGGACACGGACATGCCTTCGGCGTCCTGGGGCAGTTGCGGCACGCCCTTCCCCGGGGTCGAGGTGAGCATCGCCGACCCGTCGACGGGCAGGCCGGTGCCGCAGGGCGAGCACGGCGAGATCCGGGTCCGCGGCCCGCACCTCATGCGCGGCATCTGCGGCCGCTCCCGCGAGGACGTCTTCACCCCCGACGCCTGGTACCGCACCGGCGACCTCGGCCACCTCGACCGCTCCGGCCGCCTCTGGAACCACGGCCGCCTCGACGACATGCTCAAGATCAACGGAGCCACCGTCTACCCCTCCGAAGTCGAATCCGCGCTGACCTCCCTCCCCGGCGTCCACGCCGCCCACGTCACCTCCCTGGACGGTCCCGACCGCCCCGTCCTCGCCGCCGCCATCATCCCCGCCCACCACGCACCCCTCACCGAACCCGCGCTCCGCGACGCCGCCCGCGCGATCCTCAGCCCCTTCAAGATCCCCCGCATCCTCCGCATCCTCGCCCCCGGCTCCGACATCCCCCGCACCCCCACCGGCAAGCCCGACCTCCCCGCCCTCCGCACCCTCCTCACCCCCTGA
- a CDS encoding acyl-CoA dehydrogenase family protein, with protein sequence MNFELDAAAEAFRAEVAAYLDEHLTPEVRERVRRSGSMHDWELHRALARRGWLAAGWPVEYGGQGRSPLELMAMREELKRRHAPTEGLGMTVLVARTILAAGSPEMKADVVPRAVRGEILLCLGYTEPHGGSDVASARTRAERDGDGWVVNGQKVFTTLAEEAHYVFLLTRTNAEAPKHKGLTLFLVPTDAPGIEIRPIATLGGERTNTVHYTDVRVPDSARVGEVDGGWDVLMLALTFERSGIGDDSRLLETIVAAARNPGSPHTASLGDPVVRERLARLAIDVEVAKLLGRRACWIEATGGTPTVEASMHNLFHAESRVRFSSVLLDLLGPEGLREVGDPDAVAGGAFAEEFRHAVVLPIWGGSSEVQRRIIAERGLGLPRSS encoded by the coding sequence GTGAACTTCGAACTCGACGCCGCGGCCGAGGCGTTCCGCGCCGAGGTCGCCGCCTACCTGGACGAGCATCTGACGCCCGAGGTCCGCGAGCGCGTCAGGCGGAGCGGGTCCATGCACGACTGGGAGCTGCACCGCGCACTGGCCCGGCGCGGCTGGCTGGCCGCGGGCTGGCCGGTGGAGTACGGCGGGCAGGGGCGCAGTCCCCTGGAGCTGATGGCGATGCGGGAGGAGCTCAAACGGCGGCACGCGCCCACCGAGGGGCTCGGCATGACCGTCCTCGTCGCGCGCACGATCCTCGCGGCCGGGTCTCCGGAGATGAAGGCGGACGTCGTGCCGCGTGCGGTGCGCGGCGAGATCCTCCTCTGCCTCGGGTACACCGAACCGCACGGCGGCTCCGACGTGGCCTCGGCCCGCACCAGGGCGGAACGGGACGGCGACGGCTGGGTCGTCAACGGCCAGAAGGTGTTCACCACCCTCGCCGAGGAGGCCCACTACGTCTTCCTCCTCACCCGCACGAACGCCGAGGCGCCCAAGCACAAGGGCCTCACCCTCTTCCTCGTCCCGACGGACGCGCCCGGCATCGAGATCCGCCCGATCGCGACCCTGGGCGGCGAGCGCACCAACACCGTCCACTACACCGACGTCCGGGTGCCCGACTCCGCCCGCGTCGGCGAGGTCGACGGCGGCTGGGACGTGCTCATGCTGGCCCTGACGTTCGAGCGCAGCGGCATCGGAGACGACTCCCGTCTGCTGGAGACGATCGTCGCCGCCGCGCGGAACCCCGGGTCACCGCACACCGCGTCGCTCGGCGACCCGGTCGTGCGCGAGCGCCTGGCCCGGCTCGCGATCGACGTCGAGGTGGCCAAGCTGCTCGGCCGCCGGGCCTGCTGGATCGAGGCGACCGGCGGCACCCCGACGGTCGAGGCGTCCATGCACAACCTGTTCCACGCCGAGTCCCGGGTGCGGTTCTCCTCGGTCCTGCTCGACCTGCTCGGCCCCGAGGGGCTGCGCGAGGTCGGCGACCCGGACGCGGTGGCCGGCGGCGCGTTCGCCGAGGAGTTCCGACACGCGGTCGTCCTGCCGATCTGGGGCGGGTCGAGCGAGGTGCAGCGGCGCATCATCGCCGAACGCGGCCTCGGCCTGCCGCGCTCTTCCTGA